Part of the Streptomyces europaeiscabiei genome is shown below.
GAGACGCCGCCGCAGTGGAACGTCGAACTGGGTGACGCGCACGCGGCTCTCGGCGACTCCCTGTCCGACGCGGAGCACCGGCAGTTCGCCGCGGGGAGCTACCGGCAGGCCGTCGGGCAGTACGACATCGTCCTCGACCGGCCGCCGAAGACCGTCTGTCCCCGCTATCGCTCGGGCCGCCGGGGCCAGGAGAGGCTGACGGAACTGTCCGCCGAGCCGCCCGACCTGCCCACGCGGGCCCGGGCCCTGGCCGGGCGCGCGGCGGTGTACGTCCGGCAGGGGCGGACGAGCGATGCCGTGCGGGACTGCCGGGACGCGTTGAAGCTGGCGCCCCTGTACGCGTATCCCCGCTTCACCCTGGCGCGGCTGTACCGCGACCACCGGGCCCAGTACGACCTCGCCGAGCAGACGCTGCTGCGGTTGATCGAACTCCTTCCGGCCGGGGAGCAACGGGATCTGGCCCGTCTGGAGCTGGCCGTCACCCATCGCGGGCAGGCGGAGACCTCGCAGGGCGACGAGCGCGCGGAACTCCTGGAGAGGGCGCGGGAGGAGTTGGTCGACGCCACGCGAGAGGCGTCGCTGAGCGCGGACCTGGACGCCCGGATGCACGAGGAGCTGGCCAACGTCCTCGATCTGCTGGGGCGTTGTGACGACGCGATCGTCGCGCTGCGCTCGATCGGCGCAACGGGCCGGCAGTCGGGCGCCGGCCGGCACCACGAGTGGATCGCCCATCTGATCGCCGGGCGTGAGCAGCCGTGGGAGGTGGAGCAGGAGCTTCTCGAGGCCCAGGACGCCTGCGCGGCCCGGCTGACCGAGTTCCGCGGCACGGACGAGGAACCTCCGCTGCGGGCCGCGCTGGTCATCCTCACCGCACGGCTCGCCATGTTCTACGCGGAGCAGGGCATCCGGCTCGACGAGGCACGTCTGTTGGCGGAGGGTGCCCTGCAGAGTGCGCGCCGGGTGCTGGAGCCGAGCCGGATGGCCGTGTGCGAGGACGCCTGCGGATGGGTCGCCTTCCGGCAGGGGCGCCTCGACGAAGCCGTCGACCTCCTCCAGGACGCCGTCGAGCACTCCGGCGGCCACGCCCAACAGTGGGCGCATCTCGCCCGGGCCCTCGAAGGCCGCGACGACCCCGAGGGCATCGAGCGCGCCCGCGACATCTGGCAGCAGATCGCCGAACAGTTCCCCCACAGCGGCACGGCCGAACAGGCACGACGCCACCTCGACCTGCTGACACAGGGCTGAGCGGCCGGCGGGCCCGTCAGCACGACACGACCTTCCTGTTTCCCCGACGAACTCCTGGCCGCGTCACCAGCGCGGCCACGACCCTGTCCCGGGGCGGGCGTCCTGCCCCTCGCCTCCCTCGGCGCGGGCCGGCTGCTCACCACGCTCGGACCGCTCGGCTCGGACCTCGTCCTGACCGCCGTCTCACTCCTCCTCTCGCTCGCCGCCACCGCCGGCCCGGCCGTACGGCACTCGCCACCGCTGCCCGTTCGGCCTGCCAGTGCTGCGGCAGACAACGTTCGCCCATGGAGGAGCGGAGTCCGGTGCGTGCTCTCGGCGTGCCGACGGAGGGCCCTTGTGCCGGATGTACTCGGGTCTTCGGCCGGTGCGGCGAGTGGGGCACCTCCCACGCCCTCAAGGCACGGGGGGAGCGTGCCGGGCGTCGCGACGGGGCGAACGTCGCCTGCGGCACCACCAGTTCGGCGAACACGTCGCGGTGACGTCCGAGCCGCGCCCAGGGTCACGGCTCCGACGTCTCCGATTCGAGCGAGGTGCGGGTCGCCTCGCCGTAGACGCCCGACTCGTCCTCCAGGAGGACACGGGTGAGCTGGTAGCCGCGGACCGCGCTCTGGACCTCCGGGTCGTAGTCGCCGTCGGCGTCAGCGTTGTAGAAGCCGATCTGGCGCAGGCGGAGCTGGAGTTCGGTGACCTCCGTCCCCCGGTCCCCGAGGCCGAGTACCGGCGGCTGCCCGGCGGTCGGGGGCGGCGCGGGGGCCGTCGTGACGGTGGCGTCGCTGTTGGACGGGGTCCTGGTCGAGGTGCCGGAGCCGGTGGGCGTGGCCGGGCTCTCGGTCGGGGTCGCCGTGGGCGAGGTGGAGGCGGTCTCGGACGGGGATGCCCCGGAGGCCGTGACGGACGGGGTCGCCGCCGACGGCGTCTTGGCACCGGCCGCCGCTTCCGGGAGCCCCGCCCTGATGTCTTCGGGGCCCGAACCGTCGCGCGAGGGGGCCTCGTACGAGAAGAGTCCGCCGATGATTCCCACCGTCACCAGGACGGCCGCCGCGACGGCGCCCACGGCCGCGCCCAGCACCGCCCTGCGCCGTCGGCGGCCGGCCCGGGCACGGTCGTCGGGAGGCTGTTCGTCGACGAAAGGCTGTTCGTCGAGGGGAGGTTGCTCGCCGGAGGGAGGTCGGTCACCGAGGAGGCTCTCGTCGTCGAAGGGAGCGGCCGGTGCGTGGTGCGGCTCGGCAGGGGTCGCCGTCGGCGCGTCGCCGTTTTCCGGGACACCCGGCTGCGGCTCGCGTTCGTCTGCCTGCGGGGCGGCGACCGGCTCGCTGTCGTCACCGACCTTCACGAACGGCCTTATGCGGACCGGGTCGAAGTCCTCCGCCGCCTCGGCCTGCGCCGTACGGATGTCCCGATGAGCTTCTGACGCCAGGCGGCCGCAGGAGCAGGCCGGGGTACCGTCCGCCGCCCGGGGCGTACCGCATCGCGGACAGGCAGAGGCTGTCGGTTCACTCACGCTTGGACTCTCTTCGGACGGATTCCAGAGTTTAAACAGATCTTCTCCACGGAATCCCCAAAACTTGCTTGAATCTCAAACTTTTCTCGGCCAAGTACCGTTCGGCGACGACGAGTTCGCGCTCGCGATGTCTTCATGTGACGGGGCTGGCGCGCGACCCCGTACTCGGTGTGTCATGCCTCTGACATCAACCCGGTTCGCCGGAGTGGAAGGAACCCCGTGAGCCTGTCCCGTCCCCATCCCCGTCCCCGCTCGCGCCCTCGCGCCCGTGCCCGCGCCCTGGGCGCGGTCGCCGTGCTCGCCCTGGGTGCGCCCGTCGCGTTCTCGGGGAGCGCCGCCGCGGCGGTCCCCGCGTACTCGGTCTATCTGCAGAACGTCGTCACCGGTCTCAACGCGGCGGACAGCAGCGGCACGGTCGCCGCGCACAACCCCAAGGGCAACGAGGACCACCAGCAGTGGACTCCGGTCGCCGTCGGCGGCGGCCACCAGTTGCGCAACGCCGACGAGTCGGGGATCTGCCTCGGGCGCAGCGGCACCTCGGCAGTGACCGCGGCCTGCGGCGCGGACGGCACCACGTGGACGATCGCCGAGGCCACGAACAGCGCGTACACGATCGGCGTGCCCGGCACCTCGCAGTACCTGACGGGCACCTCCGCCGACTCCTCCCTCGTGCAGATCGGGTCGAGCGGCGAGCACGCCCGCTGGTACCTGACACCGGTCACCCACGCCACGACGGCCATGCCGTCCGCCGACACCCGCACCTTCGACCAGGTCTCGTTCCTCACCTCGCACAACGCCTACGCCAACGGCGTCGACGGCAACTTCGCCTCGTTCCCCGTCAGTCTCCTCCCCAACCAGTCGCGTGGTCTCAGCCGGCAACTGACGGACGGTGTGCGGGGGTTCATGCTGGACGCGTACACCGTGTCGGGGCAGGCGATGCTCTGTCACAACAGCTGTGACGGGGTCGGCAGTCCGGTTCCGCTGGCCACCGACCTGCAGCGCATGGTCGACTTCCTCAAGGCCAACCCCGGTCAGTTCGTGACCGTCTTCCTGGAGGACTACACCTCCTCCGACGTCCTGAAGTCGTCGCTGGCCTCCGTCACCGGTCTGTCCGACGTGCTGTACCGGCCCGACCAGGAGGGCGTGGCGACGGCCGGCTGGCCGAAGATGGCGGACCTCGCCGCGCGGGGCAAGCAGTTGCTGATCTTCAGCGACCGCACGCGCGCGAGCGACGTCTCCGCCGGCCACGCCACCCGGAACACCTTCGGGGTGATGTACCAGCGCGAGTGGACCGTGGAGAACTACTGGTCCATGGGCGGTGGGCTCGGTGGCTCCGACTGGTCCTGCTACAGCCGCTGGGGCACGAGCAGACCGCTCACCACGGACTCGACCGCCTTCCAGCCGCTGTTCGTCATGAACCACTTCCGCGACTACACGATCAGCGGCACGGCCGAGACGGACAACGCCAAGCTCCTCAACCGCGCGCAGAACTTCTGCACTCCGGCCGCGCGCAAGAAGCCCAACTACCTCGCGGTGGACCGCTACGAGCTGGGCTCGCCGTCACCGCTCACGACGGTGGGGAACCTCAACACGTACGTCCTCACGGCGGGCCAGTAGGCGTCGCCCCGGCAGACGGCCGTTCAGCAGCGGACGGCCGTCCGCCGACCGTCGCCGTGCCAGCTGCGCGCCCATCCTGCGGGGCGCCGTGCGTATGCCCCGCAGGACGGGCAGCTGGCTCGGGGACAACCTCGCTCGCTCCCCGCCGCCCGCGATCAGGGCGTTGACCGAAGCCATCGGGTCACCGCCGACCGACCGGGCCACCAACGCGCCGACCACCAGCGGCAACAGCACCACCGCGAGGGCCGAACCGGTGGCGGTGGCCGTGGCGGTGACGTTCCGGAGGGGGCGCGGGCGCGAAGGGTGCGTGTCCATGACGACAGTGGACCAGCGGCCCGTGGTGCGGTGCATCGGGCCACATACTCAGTCGCCCCGGCCGAAGTACTCAGGCCGCCGCCACGGCCTCCCGCTCCCCCGCCTCCCGCTTCCCCGCCTCCCGGTGGATCGGCGTCCCCGACCCGGTCAGTGGTACGCCCGTGCCGCCACGCCGGGCCGCGACGATCTCCGCCGCGATGGACAGGGCGGTCTCCTCGGGAGTACGGGCGCCGAGGTCGAGCCCGATCGGGGACCTGAGCCGGGCCAACTCGCGCTCGGTGAGGCCGACTTCGCGCAACCGCCGGTCGCGGTCGGCGTGCGTGCGGCGGGAGCCCATCGCACCCACGAACGCGACCGGCATCCGCAGGGCCGTCGTCAGCAGCGGGATGTCGAACTTGGCGTCGTGGGTGAGCACGCACAGGACCGTA
Proteins encoded:
- a CDS encoding peptidoglycan-binding protein — its product is MSEPTASACPRCGTPRAADGTPACSCGRLASEAHRDIRTAQAEAAEDFDPVRIRPFVKVGDDSEPVAAPQADEREPQPGVPENGDAPTATPAEPHHAPAAPFDDESLLGDRPPSGEQPPLDEQPFVDEQPPDDRARAGRRRRRAVLGAAVGAVAAAVLVTVGIIGGLFSYEAPSRDGSGPEDIRAGLPEAAAGAKTPSAATPSVTASGASPSETASTSPTATPTESPATPTGSGTSTRTPSNSDATVTTAPAPPPTAGQPPVLGLGDRGTEVTELQLRLRQIGFYNADADGDYDPEVQSAVRGYQLTRVLLEDESGVYGEATRTSLESETSEP
- a CDS encoding RICIN domain-containing protein; the protein is MSLSRPHPRPRSRPRARARALGAVAVLALGAPVAFSGSAAAAVPAYSVYLQNVVTGLNAADSSGTVAAHNPKGNEDHQQWTPVAVGGGHQLRNADESGICLGRSGTSAVTAACGADGTTWTIAEATNSAYTIGVPGTSQYLTGTSADSSLVQIGSSGEHARWYLTPVTHATTAMPSADTRTFDQVSFLTSHNAYANGVDGNFASFPVSLLPNQSRGLSRQLTDGVRGFMLDAYTVSGQAMLCHNSCDGVGSPVPLATDLQRMVDFLKANPGQFVTVFLEDYTSSDVLKSSLASVTGLSDVLYRPDQEGVATAGWPKMADLAARGKQLLIFSDRTRASDVSAGHATRNTFGVMYQREWTVENYWSMGGGLGGSDWSCYSRWGTSRPLTTDSTAFQPLFVMNHFRDYTISGTAETDNAKLLNRAQNFCTPAARKKPNYLAVDRYELGSPSPLTTVGNLNTYVLTAGQ